In one Thioclava sp. ES.031 genomic region, the following are encoded:
- the cydB gene encoding cytochrome d ubiquinol oxidase subunit II, with amino-acid sequence MILFELIPFDVLRVIWWLLLGVLLIGFALTDGFDMGVGALLPFVGKTDSERRVAINTVGPVWEGNQVWFILGGGAIFAAWPPLYAVSFSGFYLAMFLVLAALILRPVGFKYRSKRDSAAWRNGWDWALFVGGAVPALIFGVAVGNVLQGVPFELNDMLMPLYPGNFIMKLLGLLNPYALLAGVVSLSMLMMHGAAWLSVKTEGAVKVRATEIGSVAGMVAFVAYILAGIWLAFGIKGYHITSVVPDNGPSNPLFSTVEHSGSWMQAYADRPWIAIAPILGLAGIAMAVRGLRAGREVSTLLWSKLGIFGVISSVGLTMFPFILPSSKMPDASLTVWDASSSHQTLFIMLVCALIFMPLILAYTAWVYKVLWGKVTVEDVERDSHTVY; translated from the coding sequence ATGATCCTCTTTGAACTTATCCCCTTCGACGTTCTGCGCGTCATCTGGTGGCTGCTGCTGGGCGTCCTGCTGATCGGCTTCGCGCTCACCGACGGCTTCGATATGGGCGTGGGGGCCCTTCTGCCCTTCGTCGGCAAGACCGATAGCGAGCGCCGCGTGGCGATCAACACGGTCGGCCCGGTCTGGGAAGGCAACCAAGTCTGGTTCATCCTCGGCGGGGGCGCGATCTTCGCGGCCTGGCCACCCCTCTACGCGGTGAGCTTCTCGGGGTTCTACCTCGCGATGTTCCTCGTGCTCGCGGCGCTGATCCTGCGCCCCGTCGGCTTCAAGTATCGCTCGAAGCGCGACTCGGCTGCATGGCGCAACGGCTGGGACTGGGCGCTCTTCGTGGGCGGCGCGGTGCCGGCACTGATCTTCGGCGTCGCCGTGGGCAACGTGCTGCAAGGCGTGCCCTTCGAGCTCAACGACATGCTGATGCCGCTCTATCCGGGCAACTTCATCATGAAGCTGCTGGGCCTGCTGAACCCCTACGCGCTGCTGGCAGGCGTGGTGTCGCTGTCGATGCTGATGATGCATGGCGCGGCATGGCTCTCGGTGAAGACCGAAGGCGCGGTGAAAGTCCGCGCAACCGAGATCGGCTCCGTTGCGGGCATGGTGGCCTTCGTGGCCTATATCCTCGCAGGGATCTGGCTCGCCTTCGGGATCAAGGGCTACCACATCACCTCGGTGGTGCCGGACAACGGCCCCTCCAACCCGCTCTTCTCGACGGTCGAGCATAGCGGGAGCTGGATGCAGGCCTATGCGGACCGCCCCTGGATCGCGATTGCGCCGATCCTTGGCCTCGCGGGTATCGCCATGGCGGTGCGGGGGCTGCGCGCCGGGCGCGAAGTCTCGACGCTGCTCTGGTCGAAACTGGGCATCTTCGGCGTGATCTCCTCGGTCGGCCTGACGATGTTCCCCTTCATCCTGCCGAGCTCGAAAATGCCCGACGCCTCGCTGACGGTCTGGGACGCTTCGTCCTCGCACCAGACGCTGTTCATCATGCTCGTCTGCGCGCTCATCTTCATGCCGCTCATCCTCGCCTATACCGCATGGGTCTATAAGGTCCTGTGGGGCAAGGTGACGGTCGAAGATGTCGAGCGCGACAGCCATACCGTTTACTAA
- a CDS encoding electron transfer flavoprotein subunit alpha/FixB family protein, with translation MAVLLLGEVNDGELSVDATAKAVSAAKSLGDVTVLCAGASAAAAGEAAAKIDGVAKVLVAEDPSLSHRLAEPTAALIVSLAGDYSHIVAPATTDAKNVMPRVAALLDVMVISDVSGVVDADTFERPIYAGNAIQTVKSKDEKKVITFRTSTFDAAGEGGSASVETVAMSDAPALSSWIEDKVAESDRPELTSAKIVVSGGRGVGSEEDFKVIEALADKLGAAVGASRAAVDSGFAPNDWQVGQTGKVVAPELYIACGISGAIQHLAGMKDSKIIVAINKDEEAPIFQVADYGLVADLFDAVPALTEKL, from the coding sequence ATGGCCGTTCTGCTGCTGGGTGAAGTGAATGATGGCGAACTGTCGGTCGACGCGACCGCCAAGGCCGTCTCCGCTGCAAAATCGCTGGGCGATGTGACCGTGCTCTGCGCGGGTGCGTCGGCTGCTGCCGCGGGTGAAGCCGCCGCCAAGATCGACGGTGTCGCGAAGGTTCTCGTGGCCGAGGATCCCTCGCTGAGCCACCGTCTGGCGGAGCCGACCGCCGCACTGATCGTGTCGCTCGCGGGCGATTACTCGCATATCGTGGCCCCGGCCACGACCGATGCGAAGAACGTGATGCCGCGCGTCGCCGCGCTTCTCGACGTGATGGTGATCTCGGATGTCTCCGGCGTCGTCGATGCCGACACGTTCGAGCGCCCGATCTACGCGGGTAACGCGATCCAGACCGTGAAATCGAAGGACGAGAAGAAGGTCATCACCTTCCGCACCTCGACCTTCGACGCCGCCGGCGAAGGCGGTTCGGCTTCGGTCGAGACCGTCGCCATGTCGGACGCGCCCGCTCTGTCGAGCTGGATCGAAGACAAGGTCGCCGAGAGCGATCGTCCGGAGCTGACCTCGGCGAAGATCGTCGTGTCGGGCGGCCGTGGCGTCGGCTCGGAAGAGGACTTCAAGGTGATCGAAGCGCTGGCCGACAAGCTTGGCGCTGCTGTGGGTGCCTCGCGCGCCGCCGTCGACTCGGGCTTCGCGCCGAACGACTGGCAGGTCGGTCAGACCGGTAAGGTCGTGGCCCCCGAGCTCTACATCGCCTGCGGCATCTCGGGTGCTATCCAGCACCTCGCCGGCATGAAGGACTCGAAGATCATCGTCGCGATCAACAAGGACGAAGAAGCGCCGATCTTCCAGGTCGCCGATTACGGTCTGGTCGCGGACCTCTTCGACGCTGTTCCGGCGCTGACCGAAAAGCTCTGA
- the cydX gene encoding cytochrome bd-I oxidase subunit CydX, whose translation MWYFAWILGLPLAALVAVANAMWLEMQNDCKIAGECKDD comes from the coding sequence ATGTGGTATTTCGCATGGATCCTCGGGCTTCCGCTGGCCGCTCTGGTCGCCGTCGCCAACGCGATGTGGCTCGAGATGCAGAACGACTGCAAGATCGCCGGTGAGTGCAAGGACGACTGA
- a CDS encoding DUF6473 family protein — translation MAFEYTGDGALDYFPCRYGKSKLLFRGPRRALQGDFIAAMGGTETYGKFVEHPWPALLEARLEMPVVNFGYLNAGIDVFLHEPQLAAASEAAKVTVIQLLGAQNMSNRFYAVHPRRNDRFLRASSLMRSIFRGVDFTEFNFTRHMLSALKEREPEKFALLEVELQEAWLQRMTALLAKIKGRKLLLWLGEFHDPAHSDTLGHEPLMVTEAMVETLRPLVADIVRVEPSVTARSAGTTGMHFSPLEEPAAEMVPGPLVHEEIAAALSPTLRPFL, via the coding sequence ATGGCATTCGAATATACGGGCGATGGTGCCCTCGATTACTTCCCGTGCAGATACGGGAAATCCAAACTGCTGTTCCGCGGGCCGCGCCGTGCGCTGCAGGGGGATTTCATCGCCGCGATGGGCGGGACGGAGACCTACGGCAAGTTCGTGGAGCATCCCTGGCCCGCGCTGCTCGAAGCGCGACTGGAGATGCCGGTGGTGAATTTCGGCTATCTCAACGCGGGGATCGACGTGTTCCTGCACGAGCCGCAACTGGCCGCCGCATCAGAGGCCGCGAAGGTCACGGTGATCCAGTTGCTCGGCGCGCAGAACATGTCGAACCGCTTCTATGCGGTGCATCCGCGGCGCAATGACCGCTTCCTGCGCGCGTCGAGCCTGATGCGCTCGATCTTCCGCGGCGTGGATTTCACCGAATTCAATTTCACGCGTCACATGCTGAGCGCATTGAAAGAACGCGAGCCCGAGAAATTCGCACTGCTCGAGGTCGAATTGCAGGAGGCGTGGCTGCAGCGGATGACCGCGCTTCTGGCCAAGATCAAGGGACGCAAGCTGCTGCTTTGGCTGGGCGAATTCCACGATCCGGCCCATAGCGACACGCTCGGGCACGAGCCGCTGATGGTGACGGAGGCGATGGTGGAGACGCTGCGACCGCTCGTGGCCGATATCGTTCGGGTCGAGCCCTCGGTGACGGCGCGCAGCGCGGGCACGACGGGAATGCATTTCTCCCCGCTGGAAGAGCCTGCGGCGGAAATGGTCCCCGGGCCGCTGGTGCATGAGGAGATTGCCGCCGCCCTCTCGCCTACGCTGCGGCCATTTCTCTAA
- a CDS encoding cytochrome ubiquinol oxidase subunit I gives MDFGIVELSRLQFAMTAMYHFLFVPLTLGLSIIVAIMETVYVMTNRPIWRQMTKFWATLFGINFVLGVATGITMEFQFGMNWSYYSHYVGDIFGAPLAIEGLMAFFMEATFVGLMFFGWEKLSPVKHMVVTWLVAIGSNFSALWILIANGWMQNPVGAHFNPLTMRMEMTSFFDVVFNPVAQAKFVHTVSAGYVTAAVFVMGVSSWYMLKGRHFELARRSIAVAAAFGLASALSVVILGDESGYETTHNQKMKLAAMEAMWETEPAPASFTLFGIPDQQDRETKYAIHIPWVMGLIGTRSLTEQITGIDELVKGSEERIRNGIVAYDDLLKIREAKGDVPPEVTKQFNENVGDLGYAYLLKRYVDDPRQATDAQIKMAADDTVPTVWPIFWSFRLMVALGFSFIALMVYFFVVSNWKGMQYPRWALRLAVIVIPAPWIAAELGWFTAEFGRQPWTVDGVLPTALSVSHLSVGDLLFTLLGFVAFYTVLFIIEMGLMIKYIKKGPYQDVEVTQEWLQRHDDRLSGRDGNAPVTMPAE, from the coding sequence ATGGATTTCGGGATCGTCGAGCTGTCACGGCTGCAATTTGCCATGACCGCCATGTATCACTTCCTCTTCGTGCCGCTGACGCTTGGTCTGTCGATCATCGTGGCGATCATGGAGACGGTCTATGTGATGACCAACCGCCCCATCTGGCGGCAAATGACCAAGTTCTGGGCCACCCTGTTCGGCATCAACTTCGTGCTGGGCGTGGCCACGGGCATTACGATGGAATTCCAGTTCGGGATGAACTGGAGCTACTATTCGCACTATGTGGGCGACATCTTCGGCGCGCCGCTCGCCATCGAGGGCCTGATGGCCTTCTTCATGGAAGCGACCTTCGTCGGGTTGATGTTCTTCGGCTGGGAGAAGCTCTCGCCGGTCAAGCACATGGTCGTCACCTGGCTCGTCGCCATCGGGTCGAACTTCTCGGCGCTCTGGATCCTCATCGCCAATGGCTGGATGCAGAACCCCGTCGGGGCGCATTTCAATCCGCTGACGATGCGGATGGAGATGACCTCCTTCTTCGACGTCGTGTTCAACCCCGTCGCGCAGGCCAAGTTCGTGCACACGGTGTCGGCCGGCTATGTCACGGCGGCTGTTTTCGTGATGGGCGTGTCGAGCTGGTACATGCTCAAGGGCCGTCATTTCGAACTCGCCCGCCGCTCGATCGCGGTTGCGGCCGCCTTCGGTCTCGCCTCGGCCCTGTCGGTCGTCATCCTCGGTGACGAGTCGGGCTACGAGACGACTCACAACCAGAAAATGAAACTCGCCGCGATGGAAGCGATGTGGGAGACCGAACCGGCCCCCGCCTCCTTCACCCTCTTCGGCATTCCCGATCAACAAGATCGCGAGACCAAATACGCGATCCATATCCCGTGGGTGATGGGCCTGATCGGCACCCGCTCGCTGACCGAGCAGATCACCGGGATCGACGAGCTCGTGAAAGGCTCGGAAGAGCGGATTCGCAACGGTATCGTCGCCTATGACGACCTGCTGAAGATCCGCGAAGCCAAGGGCGACGTCCCGCCCGAAGTCACCAAGCAGTTCAACGAAAACGTGGGCGATCTGGGCTATGCCTATCTGCTCAAACGCTACGTGGACGATCCGCGTCAGGCGACCGATGCGCAAATCAAGATGGCTGCGGATGACACCGTCCCGACGGTCTGGCCGATCTTCTGGTCCTTCCGCCTGATGGTGGCGCTTGGCTTCTCCTTCATCGCGCTGATGGTCTACTTCTTCGTCGTCTCGAACTGGAAGGGCATGCAATATCCGCGTTGGGCGCTGCGTCTGGCCGTGATCGTCATCCCTGCCCCGTGGATCGCCGCGGAACTGGGCTGGTTCACCGCCGAGTTCGGACGCCAACCCTGGACCGTGGACGGCGTTTTGCCGACGGCACTTTCGGTCAGCCACCTGTCGGTGGGCGACCTGCTGTTCACGCTGCTGGGCTTCGTGGCCTTCTACACCGTGCTCTTCATCATCGAGATGGGTCTGATGATCAAATACATCAAAAAAGGCCCGTATCAGGATGTCGAGGTCACTCAAGAGTGGCTGCAGCGCCATGACGACCGCCTGTCCGGTCGCGATGGCAACGCCCCTGTCACCATGCCTGCGGAGTAA
- a CDS encoding electron transfer flavoprotein subunit beta/FixA family protein has protein sequence MKVLVPVKRVIDYNVKARVKADGSGVDLANVKMSMNPFDEIAVEEAIRLKEKGAVEEIIAVSIGVKQAQETLRTALAMGADRAILVVAADDVQTDIEPLAVAKILAKVVEEEQPGMVILGKQAIDNDMNATGQMLAALLGWGQATFASEVVVEGEAAKVTREVDGGLQTIEVKLPAIVTTDLRLNEPRYASLPNIMKAKKKPLDEKTADDYGVDVSPRLEVVKTTEPEARQAGEMVPDVDTLVAKLKEKGVV, from the coding sequence ATGAAGGTTCTCGTGCCTGTGAAGCGCGTGATCGACTATAACGTGAAAGCTCGCGTGAAAGCGGACGGAAGCGGTGTCGATCTCGCCAATGTCAAAATGTCGATGAACCCGTTCGACGAAATCGCTGTCGAAGAGGCGATCCGTCTGAAGGAGAAGGGCGCCGTCGAAGAGATCATCGCGGTCTCCATCGGCGTGAAGCAGGCGCAGGAAACCCTGCGCACCGCGCTCGCGATGGGTGCGGATCGTGCGATTCTCGTGGTCGCCGCCGATGACGTGCAGACCGATATCGAGCCGCTGGCCGTCGCCAAAATCCTCGCCAAGGTCGTCGAGGAAGAGCAGCCCGGCATGGTGATCCTCGGCAAGCAGGCGATCGACAACGACATGAACGCGACCGGCCAGATGCTGGCGGCGCTTCTTGGCTGGGGTCAGGCGACCTTCGCCTCGGAAGTCGTGGTCGAGGGCGAGGCCGCGAAGGTCACCCGTGAAGTCGACGGCGGCCTGCAGACCATCGAGGTCAAGCTGCCCGCGATCGTCACCACCGACCTTCGTCTGAACGAGCCGCGCTATGCGTCGCTGCCGAACATCATGAAGGCGAAGAAGAAGCCGCTCGACGAGAAGACCGCCGACGACTACGGCGTCGACGTCTCGCCGCGCCTCGAAGTGGTGAAGACCACCGAGCCCGAAGCGCGTCAGGCTGGCGAAATGGTGCCGGACGTCGACACGCTGGTTGCGAAACTCAAAGAGAAGGGGGTCGTGTGA
- a CDS encoding amino acid ABC transporter ATP-binding/permease protein: MKTLLTLTARLIADQKWAFSRGLALSFLVLAMGAALLGLSGWFITASALAGITGLGLNFNFFTPSAGVRGLALGRAVSRYGERLLTHDATLRALAKLRIDLMDGVSRRPHEEQARLRGAQALNRITSDVDALDGVLLRLVIPFLAGGMVQIAALVMLWWLEGLPIGLAVFLIYLLGGGLGLIWVARAARHDARAAETALQNIRRRALETMRARADLAVAGQLEAATAQTLAEVEAEALARRNLEALDRRVGAVISATTALAGAAALAIAGQMALAGQITPARAAVGLFVALALAESLMLLRRGMAEIGRMQEAGARVMDLTDTPERPQPDGHAPTDADAPLIESRNVAFTRAKSAAPLFSNLTFSLARGETVMLAGPSGAGKSTALAVLSGLLKPSGGEITVKGRALPDWPEGDLRDVLTMVPQRSQLIGGTIAENLALALPPEAQLDEDAAWAALRAVALDEVIAARGGLEARLGEGGTGLSGGQTKRLALARAALRQPDILLLDEPTEGLDAPTAAATLSGLRALLPDAGFLLVSHRQPDQSAATGTIALK; encoded by the coding sequence ATGAAAACGCTTCTGACCCTCACCGCCCGCCTGATCGCCGATCAGAAATGGGCCTTCAGCCGAGGCCTCGCGCTGTCGTTCCTCGTGCTCGCGATGGGGGCGGCGCTGCTCGGCCTGTCGGGCTGGTTCATCACCGCCTCGGCCTTGGCCGGGATCACGGGGCTGGGCCTCAACTTCAATTTCTTCACCCCTTCGGCAGGCGTGCGCGGTCTCGCGCTCGGCCGCGCGGTCTCGCGCTATGGCGAGCGGTTACTGACCCATGACGCCACGCTGCGCGCGCTGGCCAAGCTGCGCATCGACCTGATGGATGGCGTCTCGCGCCGCCCGCATGAGGAACAGGCGCGGCTGCGCGGTGCGCAGGCGCTGAACCGGATCACCTCGGATGTGGATGCGCTGGACGGCGTGTTGCTGCGGCTGGTGATCCCCTTCCTCGCAGGCGGCATGGTGCAGATCGCGGCGCTTGTGATGCTGTGGTGGCTCGAAGGGCTGCCGATCGGGCTGGCGGTCTTCCTGATCTACCTGCTGGGCGGCGGGCTCGGGCTGATCTGGGTGGCCCGCGCCGCCCGCCACGATGCCCGCGCAGCCGAAACCGCGCTGCAAAATATCCGCCGCCGCGCGCTGGAAACCATGCGTGCCCGCGCCGATCTGGCCGTGGCCGGACAGTTGGAGGCCGCCACCGCGCAGACCTTGGCCGAGGTCGAGGCCGAGGCGCTGGCGCGGCGCAATCTCGAAGCGCTCGACCGGCGCGTGGGGGCCGTAATTTCGGCCACCACAGCGCTTGCCGGCGCCGCCGCCCTGGCCATCGCCGGGCAGATGGCACTGGCCGGGCAGATCACGCCCGCCCGCGCCGCGGTGGGCCTGTTCGTCGCGCTGGCGCTGGCCGAGTCGCTGATGCTGCTCCGTCGCGGCATGGCCGAGATCGGGCGGATGCAGGAAGCGGGCGCGCGGGTCATGGACCTGACCGATACGCCCGAGCGGCCGCAGCCCGACGGCCACGCCCCCACCGATGCGGACGCCCCGCTGATCGAGTCGCGCAACGTGGCCTTCACCCGTGCCAAGAGCGCCGCGCCGCTCTTTTCCAATCTGACCTTCAGCCTCGCGCGTGGCGAGACGGTGATGCTTGCCGGGCCTTCGGGTGCCGGGAAATCCACCGCGCTCGCCGTGTTGTCCGGTCTTCTCAAGCCCTCCGGTGGCGAGATCACGGTGAAGGGCCGCGCGCTGCCCGACTGGCCGGAAGGCGACCTGCGCGATGTGCTCACCATGGTTCCGCAGCGCAGCCAGCTGATCGGCGGCACCATCGCCGAGAACCTCGCGCTCGCCCTGCCGCCCGAGGCGCAGCTTGATGAAGACGCGGCCTGGGCCGCACTGCGCGCCGTCGCGCTCGATGAGGTGATCGCCGCGCGCGGTGGTCTCGAGGCGCGGCTTGGCGAAGGCGGCACCGGTCTTTCCGGCGGTCAGACGAAACGTCTGGCGCTGGCCCGTGCGGCTTTGCGCCAGCCTGATATCCTGCTGCTCGATGAGCCGACCGAAGGGCTCGACGCGCCGACGGCCGCCGCGACTCTCTCCGGATTGCGTGCGCTTTTGCCCGACGCAGGCTTCCTTCTGGTGTCTCACCGTCAGCCCGATCAGAGCGCCGCCACGGGTACGATCGCGCTCAAATGA
- the cydD gene encoding thiol reductant ABC exporter subunit CydD, with protein MTDATTEAPKPKAVLARIAQPVAGKLKLAGWLGVASALIWPAQAALIGLVLGDLVAPGVSPALSPLAGAAGFVALALVRIALDWISQKFSADAAEVVLRESRETLIRKALRQASGAAALSPAELASLSAEKLGALGPWATRYQPAFLRARIIPLAFILLAATQSWAVAGILLIAGPLIPLFMALVGMAAQDASEKQMVEIGSLNRLLIDRIAAITDLRLLGAEARSRADLETKSEDLRVRTMAVLRVAFLSSTLLELFAAIGVALVAVYVGFSLIGWMNFGTWGSKMTPAEGIFLLMIAPEFFQPLRDLAAAWHDRAAALAVASELETTETEIAKANTLMGTGGEGTAPQLGPLHWHGLQIRPGEAADPIPLPDGDIAPGEAVAITGPSGAGKTTLLTALVGLIHPEAGEITLGDTALTEQNADDWRAAFGWIPQSPRFADASLRELITLNRPGDLDAALDAAQATEVVAGLPGGLDARLGDMGGGVSGGEARRLLIARAHYAGRPIVLADEPTADLDAETGAKVIAALLALRAHGTTLIVASHDPALVAAMDRQIDLEGAA; from the coding sequence ATGACAGACGCCACGACCGAAGCGCCGAAGCCGAAAGCCGTTCTGGCCCGTATCGCTCAGCCGGTGGCGGGGAAGTTGAAGCTCGCCGGGTGGCTCGGCGTGGCCTCGGCGCTGATCTGGCCCGCGCAGGCCGCACTGATCGGGCTGGTGCTGGGCGATCTGGTCGCGCCCGGAGTAAGCCCCGCGCTTTCGCCGCTTGCCGGGGCCGCGGGTTTCGTGGCGCTGGCGCTCGTGCGGATCGCGCTTGACTGGATTTCGCAGAAATTTTCCGCCGATGCCGCCGAGGTCGTGCTGCGCGAGAGCCGCGAGACACTGATCCGAAAGGCGCTGCGTCAGGCCAGCGGGGCCGCCGCGCTGTCGCCTGCGGAACTGGCCTCGCTCTCGGCGGAGAAGCTCGGCGCACTCGGTCCTTGGGCCACGCGCTACCAGCCCGCCTTCCTGCGCGCCCGGATCATTCCCCTCGCCTTCATCCTGCTCGCCGCCACGCAAAGCTGGGCGGTCGCGGGCATCTTGCTGATCGCGGGGCCGCTGATCCCGCTCTTCATGGCGCTTGTGGGCATGGCCGCGCAGGATGCCTCGGAAAAGCAGATGGTCGAGATCGGCTCGCTCAACCGCCTGCTGATCGACCGGATCGCCGCGATCACCGATCTTCGGCTTCTGGGCGCCGAGGCCCGCTCGCGCGCCGATCTGGAGACCAAATCCGAAGACTTGCGCGTCCGCACGATGGCGGTTCTGCGGGTGGCCTTCCTCTCCTCGACGCTTCTGGAACTGTTCGCCGCAATCGGCGTGGCGCTGGTCGCGGTCTATGTCGGCTTCTCGCTGATCGGCTGGATGAATTTCGGCACATGGGGCAGCAAGATGACCCCGGCCGAAGGGATTTTCCTGCTGATGATCGCACCCGAATTCTTCCAGCCGCTGCGCGATCTGGCAGCGGCGTGGCATGACCGGGCAGCCGCGCTTGCCGTGGCCTCCGAGCTGGAGACGACCGAGACCGAAATCGCCAAGGCCAACACGCTGATGGGCACCGGCGGCGAAGGCACGGCGCCGCAGCTCGGGCCGCTGCACTGGCACGGTCTGCAAATCCGACCCGGCGAGGCCGCCGATCCGATCCCCCTGCCCGATGGCGACATCGCGCCGGGCGAGGCGGTGGCGATCACCGGGCCGTCGGGCGCGGGCAAGACGACGCTTCTGACCGCGCTGGTCGGGTTGATCCATCCCGAGGCGGGGGAGATCACGCTGGGCGACACCGCGCTGACCGAGCAAAACGCCGATGACTGGCGCGCGGCCTTCGGCTGGATTCCGCAAAGCCCGCGCTTCGCCGATGCGAGCCTGCGCGAGCTGATCACGCTGAACCGTCCCGGCGATCTCGATGCGGCGCTGGACGCCGCGCAGGCCACCGAGGTCGTCGCGGGCCTTCCCGGCGGGCTCGACGCCCGGCTGGGCGATATGGGCGGCGGCGTCTCGGGTGGCGAGGCGCGGCGCCTGCTGATCGCGCGGGCCCATTACGCGGGCCGCCCGATCGTGCTCGCCGACGAACCGACCGCCGATCTCGATGCCGAGACGGGCGCCAAGGTAATTGCGGCGCTACTGGCGCTGCGCGCCCACGGCACCACCCTGATCGTCGCGAGCCACGACCCCGCCCTCGTTGCCGCGATGGACCGCCAGATCGACTTGGAGGGCGCAGCATGA